The following coding sequences lie in one Eubacterium ventriosum genomic window:
- a CDS encoding IreB family regulatory phosphoprotein has translation MSDLGNTQFFRVPQEQKLGVEEILEKVYEALAEKGYNPVNQIVGYIMSGDPTYITSYKNARSLIMKVERDELIEETVKYYINHKLK, from the coding sequence ATGAGCGATTTAGGAAATACACAATTTTTCAGAGTTCCACAGGAACAGAAATTAGGAGTAGAGGAGATTCTCGAAAAGGTTTATGAAGCCTTAGCTGAAAAAGGATATAATCCTGTAAATCAGATTGTTGGTTATATTATGTCAGGGGATCCAACTTACATAACAAGCTATAAGAATGCAAGAAGCCTGATTATGAAAGTGGAACGTGATGAACTTATTGAAGAAACAGTAAAGTATTACATTAACCATAAGTTGAAATAA
- a CDS encoding O-methyltransferase — protein sequence MIVDERIVTYMHSLEKPNNNVLEEIEQQAHIDGVPIIRKEMESFLRVMLTITKPKRILELGTAVGYSAILMSEAIEKDASIITIENYEKRIVQARDNFKKADKEDVITMLEGDAMEIMPGLEGDSFDFVFMDAAKAQYIHFLPEVMRLMKKGAVLITDNVLQEGDIIQSKYVVRRRDRTIHKRMREYLEVVKNHPELETTIVPIGDGITISVKK from the coding sequence GTGATAGTAGATGAGAGAATAGTCACTTACATGCATTCACTTGAAAAACCAAATAATAATGTGTTGGAAGAAATTGAACAGCAGGCTCATATTGACGGAGTTCCGATTATCCGAAAGGAAATGGAAAGCTTCTTGAGAGTAATGCTTACAATAACAAAACCAAAAAGAATTTTAGAGCTGGGTACTGCAGTTGGGTACTCAGCCATTTTAATGAGTGAAGCAATTGAAAAGGACGCAAGTATTATAACAATTGAAAACTACGAAAAGAGAATTGTTCAGGCAAGGGATAATTTCAAAAAAGCAGATAAGGAAGATGTTATTACAATGCTTGAAGGAGATGCCATGGAAATTATGCCCGGCCTTGAAGGAGACAGCTTTGACTTTGTTTTTATGGATGCGGCAAAGGCACAGTATATTCATTTTCTACCTGAAGTTATGCGCTTAATGAAGAAGGGGGCTGTTCTTATAACAGACAATGTTTTGCAGGAAGGGGATATTATCCAGTCTAAGTACGTTGTGAGAAGACGTGACAGAACAATTCACAAGCGTATGCGTGAATATTTGGAAGTAGTAAAGAATCATCCTGAACTTGAAACAACTATTGTTCCAATAGGTGATGGAATAACAATATCAGTGAAGAAATAA
- a CDS encoding endolytic transglycosylase MltG, with amino-acid sequence MDNRKTSQGFAKFSIKTLVYVVMIVVAIVCATTAYSFGSQIFSNEGVDPKPGTDMTFTVDEGTSIESFGKTLEEFNVIKSSRVFTVQSYLYEVRKIKAGTYSFNTSQSNEEIFKIINAGPEEDKKETETTTKSKGE; translated from the coding sequence ATGGATAATAGAAAGACCTCACAGGGATTTGCAAAATTTTCAATAAAAACATTGGTTTATGTTGTAATGATAGTTGTTGCCATTGTCTGTGCCACAACGGCATATAGTTTTGGCTCACAGATTTTTAGCAATGAAGGTGTGGATCCAAAGCCGGGAACAGATATGACATTTACTGTTGATGAGGGAACTTCAATAGAAAGTTTTGGAAAAACATTAGAGGAGTTTAATGTTATAAAAAGTTCAAGAGTTTTTACGGTTCAGTCATATCTTTATGAAGTAAGAAAAATAAAGGCAGGAACATATTCTTTTAATACATCTCAGAGCAATGAGGAGATTTTTAAGATTATAAATGCCGGTCCGGAAGAGGACAAGAAAGAAACGGAAACAACTACGAAATCAAAGGGAGAATAG
- a CDS encoding HPr family phosphocarrier protein, giving the protein MKTVTINLGSIDKVKSFVNDITKFDSDFDLVSGRYVIDAKSIMGIFSLDLSKPINLNIHGDEDNAEIMEVIKKYEV; this is encoded by the coding sequence ATGAAAACAGTTACAATCAACTTAGGATCAATTGATAAGGTTAAATCTTTTGTCAATGACATTACAAAATTTGATAGCGATTTCGACTTAGTATCAGGTCGTTATGTTATTGATGCAAAATCAATTATGGGAATCTTCAGTCTTGATCTTTCAAAGCCTATTAATTTAAATATTCATGGTGATGAAGATAATGCTGAAATTATGGAAGTTATTAAGAAATACGAAGTATAA
- a CDS encoding cysteine desulfurase family protein, whose amino-acid sequence MEAYFDNSATTIVTDSVKDIVVKTMTEDFGNPSAMHMVGVKAEKYIKEAQENIAKILKVDPKEIFFTSGGTESNNMAIIGTAMANKRKGNRIITTSVEHSSVLATMKYLEEQGFEVIYLPVDRYGVVQMEALEKEMTEDTILVSTMYVNNEVGAIEPVGKIGQYIKKVNPSVVYHVDAIQAFGKLEIKPRRDNIDLLTVSGHKIHGPKGSGFIYIKKNTKINPIIFGGGQQMGFRSGTENVPGIAGIGQASKDCYDNLEHNVEIMTNLKDKLIDSLEAIEGVTVNSRKGNLGAPHIVSASFKGVRSEVLLHALEDKGIYISAGSACSSNRPAVSSTLKAMGIDKDLLESTVRFSFCEFNTEEEVDYAVGEIKQLLPILRKYVRR is encoded by the coding sequence ATGGAAGCATATTTTGATAATTCAGCTACAACCATAGTTACAGATTCAGTAAAAGACATTGTTGTAAAAACAATGACAGAAGATTTTGGAAATCCATCAGCTATGCATATGGTTGGAGTTAAGGCTGAAAAATATATTAAAGAAGCACAGGAAAATATAGCAAAAATATTAAAAGTTGATCCAAAAGAGATTTTCTTTACATCAGGCGGAACAGAGTCAAATAACATGGCTATTATTGGAACAGCAATGGCCAATAAGCGTAAAGGCAACAGAATAATAACAACATCAGTTGAACATTCATCTGTTCTTGCAACAATGAAATATTTGGAAGAACAGGGCTTTGAAGTTATTTATTTGCCTGTTGACAGATATGGCGTTGTACAGATGGAAGCATTGGAAAAAGAAATGACAGAAGATACTATCTTAGTTTCAACAATGTATGTAAATAATGAAGTTGGAGCAATTGAGCCGGTAGGAAAAATCGGTCAGTATATTAAGAAAGTAAATCCTTCTGTGGTTTATCATGTAGATGCAATTCAGGCATTTGGTAAGTTGGAAATTAAACCAAGAAGAGACAATATAGACCTTCTTACAGTTAGTGGACATAAGATTCACGGACCAAAGGGAAGCGGATTTATTTATATTAAAAAGAATACAAAGATTAACCCCATTATTTTTGGTGGCGGTCAGCAGATGGGCTTTAGATCCGGAACAGAAAACGTGCCGGGTATAGCAGGAATCGGTCAGGCATCAAAGGATTGTTATGACAACTTAGAGCATAACGTTGAAATTATGACTAATTTAAAGGACAAGTTAATTGACAGCCTTGAAGCAATAGAAGGTGTAACTGTAAACAGCAGAAAAGGTAATCTTGGAGCCCCTCATATTGTAAGTGCAAGTTTTAAGGGGGTCAGAAGTGAAGTACTTCTTCATGCATTAGAGGACAAGGGCATATATATTTCAGCAGGAAGTGCATGTTCATCTAACAGACCTGCCGTAAGCTCAACACTTAAGGCTATGGGAATTGACAAAGACCTTTTGGAATCAACAGTAAGATTTAGTTTTTGTGAATTTAACACAGAGGAAGAAGTTGACTATGCAGTTGGAGAAATAAAGCAATTATTGCCTATTTTGAGAAAATATGTGCGTAGATAA
- a CDS encoding ribonuclease J yields the protein MSDSSRIKVIPLGGLEQIGMNMTAFEYNNGIIVVDCGLSFPDDEMLGIDCVIPDITFLLENKDKVKGFVITHGHEDHIGALPYVLKEINVPIYATKLTMGIIEGKLSEHDLLSVVKRKVVKFGQSIHLGDFRIEFIRTNHSIADAAALAIHTPVGVIVHTGDFKVDYTPVFGDAINLCRFSELGKKGVLALMCDSTNVLRPGFTPSERKVGKTFDHIFSENTKSRIIIATFASNVDRVQQIINTACKYNRKVIVEGRSMVNIISVAREMDYLKIPDNTLISIEEMKNYTDDQLVLITTGSQGESMAALSRMAASIHRKVQIKPGDTIVFSSTPIPGNEKAVSKVINELYMKGANVIFNETHVSGHACQEEIKLMYSLIKPKYSIPVHGEYRHLMEHGKLAQSMGIPKKNVFLMESGDVLSIGKEDAKVVGKVPAGSVLVDGLGVGDVGNIVLRDRQNLAENGIIIVVLTLEKYTNQILAGPDIVTRGFVYVRESENLIENAKVVVTEALEECLSRRNADWGKIKMVVKDSLGEYIWKTMKRNPMILPIIMEVE from the coding sequence ATGAGTGATAGTTCAAGAATAAAGGTTATTCCATTGGGAGGACTGGAACAGATCGGAATGAACATGACTGCATTTGAGTATAATAACGGAATTATTGTAGTTGACTGCGGTTTGTCATTTCCTGATGATGAAATGTTAGGAATTGACTGTGTAATACCTGATATTACATTTTTACTTGAAAATAAAGATAAGGTTAAAGGGTTCGTTATAACACATGGTCACGAGGACCACATTGGTGCTCTGCCATATGTTTTAAAAGAGATTAACGTACCTATTTATGCAACAAAGTTAACAATGGGCATTATTGAAGGAAAGCTTTCAGAGCATGACCTTTTAAGTGTTGTAAAGCGTAAGGTTGTTAAGTTTGGACAAAGCATACATTTAGGTGACTTCAGAATTGAATTTATTAGAACTAACCATAGTATTGCAGATGCAGCAGCACTTGCAATCCACACACCTGTAGGTGTAATTGTTCATACAGGTGACTTTAAGGTAGACTACACACCGGTTTTTGGTGATGCAATTAACTTATGCAGATTTAGCGAATTAGGAAAGAAAGGTGTTTTGGCCTTAATGTGTGACAGTACTAACGTATTAAGACCGGGATTTACACCATCTGAAAGAAAGGTAGGAAAGACTTTCGACCATATTTTTTCAGAAAATACTAAAAGCAGAATTATTATTGCCACATTTGCATCTAATGTGGACAGAGTACAGCAGATTATTAACACAGCCTGCAAATATAACAGAAAGGTTATAGTTGAAGGCCGTAGTATGGTAAATATTATTTCTGTTGCAAGAGAGATGGATTATCTTAAGATTCCTGACAATACATTAATTAGCATTGAAGAAATGAAGAATTATACAGATGATCAGCTTGTACTTATTACAACAGGAAGTCAGGGTGAATCAATGGCAGCCCTTTCAAGAATGGCTGCATCAATTCACAGAAAGGTACAGATTAAACCGGGAGATACAATTGTATTTAGTTCAACACCAATTCCGGGAAATGAGAAAGCTGTATCAAAGGTTATTAATGAACTTTATATGAAGGGCGCAAATGTTATTTTTAATGAAACTCACGTTTCAGGACATGCGTGTCAGGAAGAAATTAAGTTAATGTATTCATTAATTAAACCTAAGTATTCTATACCTGTTCATGGTGAATACAGACATTTAATGGAACATGGAAAGTTAGCACAGTCAATGGGTATTCCTAAGAAGAATGTTTTTCTTATGGAATCAGGTGATGTGTTAAGTATTGGAAAAGAAGATGCCAAGGTAGTAGGAAAGGTTCCTGCAGGTTCAGTTCTTGTGGACGGACTTGGAGTAGGTGACGTAGGAAATATTGTTTTACGTGACAGACAGAACCTTGCTGAAAACGGAATTATAATAGTAGTATTAACACTTGAAAAATACACAAATCAGATATTGGCAGGACCTGACATTGTAACAAGAGGATTTGTTTATGTTAGGGAATCAGAGAACTTAATCGAAAATGCAAAAGTTGTGGTAACTGAGGCATTGGAAGAATGTTTAAGCAGAAGAAATGCTGACTGGGGCAAGATTAAGATGGTAGTAAAAGACAGCCTTGGTGAATATATTTGGAAAACAATGAAGAGAAATCCTATGATTTTACCAATTATCATGGAAGTTGAGTAA
- the prmA gene encoding 50S ribosomal protein L11 methyltransferase encodes MKWNKYKLKTTTQAEDFVSGVLMELGISGIQVEDNVQISQEDKEKQFIDYLADLPEDDGTAYISFYTEEDDNAEQLLDQLREKLKEAKSFINVGEGSIEKSTTEDVDWVNNWKKYFKSFTVGEFFIKPTWEEVDEEHKGMKMIEIDPGTAFGTGKHDTTQLCIKQLVEYVKDGDKVLDLGCGSGILSIVAKKLNASKVDMTDIDPAAIEAVYDNFKVNKLSMDNVKVEAGNVLEDEKMQAEFEAEQYDIVVANILADVIIPIAGIVDRFLKPGGVFISSGIIYMKEEEVKDAINNNSNLQLSKVVNQGDWRAIMAIKK; translated from the coding sequence ATGAAGTGGAATAAGTATAAATTAAAGACAACTACTCAGGCAGAGGATTTTGTCAGTGGTGTTTTGATGGAACTTGGAATTAGTGGTATTCAGGTTGAAGATAATGTGCAGATTAGTCAGGAAGATAAGGAGAAGCAGTTTATTGATTATTTGGCCGATCTTCCTGAAGATGACGGAACTGCATATATTAGTTTTTATACAGAGGAAGATGATAATGCAGAGCAGCTTCTTGATCAGTTAAGAGAGAAGTTAAAGGAAGCTAAGAGCTTTATTAATGTGGGCGAAGGCAGTATTGAAAAAAGTACAACTGAAGATGTTGACTGGGTTAACAATTGGAAGAAGTATTTTAAGTCTTTTACTGTTGGAGAGTTTTTTATTAAGCCTACTTGGGAAGAAGTAGATGAAGAGCATAAGGGTATGAAGATGATTGAAATTGATCCGGGCACTGCTTTTGGAACAGGTAAGCATGACACAACACAGCTTTGTATTAAGCAGCTTGTGGAATATGTCAAGGATGGTGACAAGGTTCTTGATTTAGGTTGCGGAAGTGGTATTTTGTCAATTGTGGCAAAGAAGTTAAATGCTTCAAAGGTTGATATGACCGACATTGATCCTGCGGCAATTGAGGCTGTTTATGATAATTTTAAGGTAAATAAGCTTTCTATGGATAATGTGAAAGTTGAAGCAGGCAATGTCTTGGAAGATGAAAAAATGCAGGCTGAGTTTGAGGCAGAGCAGTACGATATTGTTGTTGCAAATATTCTTGCAGATGTAATTATTCCAATTGCAGGTATTGTGGATAGATTTTTAAAGCCAGGCGGAGTATTTATTTCATCAGGTATTATTTATATGAAAGAGGAAGAGGTTAAAGATGCAATTAATAATAATAGTAATCTTCAGCTTTCAAAAGTAGTAAATCAGGGTGACTGGCGTGCCATTATGGCAATTAAGAAATAG
- the ruvX gene encoding Holliday junction resolvase RuvX, which translates to MRILGLDFGSKTVGVAVTDPLGYTAQGVEIIRRDSPNKLRKTLARIEQLVEQYNIEKIVLGYPVMLSGTEGERVKKTKEFGAMLERRTGLEIVFQDERLTTVEAYEIMDEAGIKKQDRYKYVDQIAATIILEDYINRIEKNT; encoded by the coding sequence ATGAGAATTTTAGGACTTGATTTTGGCTCTAAGACGGTTGGAGTTGCAGTTACGGATCCTTTAGGATATACAGCTCAGGGAGTTGAGATTATAAGAAGGGATTCTCCAAACAAGTTACGAAAGACATTAGCAAGAATAGAGCAGTTAGTAGAACAATACAATATAGAGAAGATTGTACTTGGTTATCCTGTCATGCTTAGTGGTACGGAAGGTGAAAGAGTTAAAAAGACCAAAGAGTTTGGCGCAATGCTTGAGAGAAGAACAGGTCTTGAAATAGTCTTTCAGGATGAAAGACTTACAACTGTGGAAGCCTACGAGATTATGGATGAAGCAGGCATAAAGAAACAGGACAGGTATAAGTATGTGGATCAGATTGCGGCCACAATTATTTTGGAAGATTATATTAATAGGATTGAAAAGAACACATAA
- the mtaB gene encoding tRNA (N(6)-L-threonylcarbamoyladenosine(37)-C(2))-methylthiotransferase MtaB yields the protein MRKAALHNLGCKVNSYETEAMTQLLKKAGYEIVSFQDQADVYIINTCSVTNMADRKSRQMLHKAKKQNPNAVVVATGCYVQTATEKVAQDLSIDLVVGNNRKKDIVEILNEYYAEKEAGEQVKEEYVIDINHTDEYEDLEISTVTEHTRAHLKIQDGCNNFCSYCIIPYARGRIRSRTMESIKAELERLSASGFKEIVLTGINLSCYDDNGKKLIDVIEMADNVNGIERIRLGSLDPEVVTEDFVERLGKVKKICPHFHFSLQSGCDKTLKAMNRHYTSDEYYEKCQLIRKYIDNPAFTTDVIVGFPGETEEDYISSREFVKKVKFAELHVFKYSKRDGTVAAKMPNQIDEKIKTLRSEDLIKTGEELTKEFRQAKIGQDTTVLFEEKILLDNKEYWVGHTVDYIKIAVPEKENLEGQIRKVNVKDFLTNEIMLATM from the coding sequence ATGAGAAAAGCTGCACTTCACAATCTTGGATGTAAAGTAAATTCATACGAGACAGAAGCAATGACTCAATTGCTTAAAAAAGCAGGTTATGAAATTGTATCATTCCAGGATCAGGCAGACGTTTATATTATAAATACATGCTCTGTTACAAATATGGCAGACAGAAAATCAAGACAGATGCTTCATAAGGCTAAGAAGCAAAATCCTAATGCAGTAGTAGTGGCCACAGGCTGTTATGTGCAGACTGCAACTGAAAAAGTGGCGCAGGATCTTTCAATAGATTTAGTTGTAGGAAATAACAGAAAAAAAGACATTGTGGAAATTCTTAATGAATATTATGCAGAAAAAGAAGCCGGAGAACAGGTTAAAGAAGAATATGTAATTGACATTAACCACACAGATGAATACGAAGATTTGGAAATTTCAACAGTAACTGAGCATACAAGAGCCCACTTGAAAATTCAGGATGGATGTAATAATTTCTGCTCATATTGTATAATTCCTTATGCAAGGGGAAGAATAAGAAGCAGAACAATGGAAAGCATAAAAGCTGAACTTGAAAGACTTTCAGCTTCAGGCTTTAAGGAAATAGTTTTAACAGGAATTAACTTAAGCTGCTATGATGACAATGGCAAAAAGTTAATAGATGTTATAGAAATGGCAGACAATGTTAATGGAATTGAAAGAATCCGTTTAGGTTCCCTTGATCCGGAAGTTGTAACAGAGGATTTTGTGGAAAGACTGGGCAAGGTTAAAAAGATTTGTCCGCATTTTCATTTTTCACTTCAAAGCGGATGCGACAAAACATTAAAAGCCATGAATCGACATTATACTTCAGATGAATACTATGAAAAGTGTCAGTTAATTAGAAAGTATATTGATAATCCTGCTTTTACAACAGATGTTATTGTGGGATTTCCGGGAGAAACCGAGGAAGACTACATTAGTTCAAGAGAGTTTGTAAAGAAGGTTAAGTTTGCAGAATTACATGTTTTTAAATATTCAAAGAGAGATGGCACTGTGGCAGCAAAAATGCCAAATCAGATAGATGAAAAAATAAAAACATTAAGAAGTGAAGACTTAATCAAAACAGGAGAAGAACTTACAAAAGAATTTAGACAGGCTAAAATAGGTCAAGATACCACAGTATTGTTTGAAGAAAAAATCCTACTGGATAACAAGGAATATTGGGTTGGACATACAGTTGATTATATTAAAATTGCAGTGCCCGAAAAGGAAAATCTTGAAGGACAAATACGAAAAGTAAATGTTAAAGATTTTTTAACTAATGAAATAATGCTTGCCACTATGTAA
- a CDS encoding DUF1292 domain-containing protein: protein MEEKIVLTDDEGNEVEMYVVEETRINNVNYILVTEEGDEEEEIAHILKDVSDENDEEAIYEMVEDDSELDYIGRIFSELLEDIDIER, encoded by the coding sequence ATGGAAGAAAAGATTGTTTTAACAGATGATGAAGGTAATGAAGTTGAAATGTACGTTGTTGAAGAAACAAGAATTAACAACGTTAACTATATCCTTGTAACAGAGGAAGGGGATGAAGAGGAAGAAATTGCACATATTTTAAAAGATGTATCAGATGAAAATGATGAAGAAGCAATATATGAGATGGTAGAAGATGATTCTGAATTAGATTATATCGGAAGAATTTTTTCAGAACTGCTTGAAGATATTGATATAGAGCGATAA
- a CDS encoding 16S rRNA (uracil(1498)-N(3))-methyltransferase, which produces MYRFFVKKDQIQEDAVIIIGSDVNHIKNVLRMKKGETILISDGEDREYVCTIDELENEQVRAKIEDVNGVAKELPIKVTLFQALPKGDKMETVIQKMIELGAYEIVPVFTKRCIVKLDNKKAVSKTKRWNSIAESAAKQSKRGIIPKVSMPVTYKEALKMAEAMDMVLIPYENAENMAHTRQVVSQIKTGMTVGIFIGPEGGFAEEEVEQAINTGAYDITLGKRILRTETAGMALMSVLMFETEE; this is translated from the coding sequence ATGTATAGATTTTTTGTTAAAAAAGACCAGATACAGGAAGACGCAGTTATAATTATAGGTTCAGATGTTAATCATATAAAAAACGTTCTCAGAATGAAGAAGGGCGAAACCATTCTTATAAGCGACGGAGAAGACAGGGAATATGTTTGTACAATAGATGAACTTGAAAATGAACAGGTGCGAGCAAAAATAGAAGACGTAAATGGAGTGGCAAAGGAACTTCCAATTAAGGTTACTCTTTTTCAGGCATTGCCTAAAGGGGACAAAATGGAAACGGTTATCCAGAAGATGATTGAACTTGGAGCATACGAAATAGTTCCTGTATTCACTAAGAGATGCATAGTTAAGCTTGATAATAAGAAAGCTGTTTCTAAAACAAAACGTTGGAATTCAATTGCTGAAAGTGCGGCTAAGCAGTCTAAGAGAGGAATTATTCCAAAAGTTTCAATGCCTGTAACATACAAAGAGGCACTTAAAATGGCAGAAGCTATGGATATGGTACTTATTCCATATGAAAATGCAGAAAATATGGCTCATACAAGACAGGTTGTAAGTCAGATTAAGACGGGCATGACCGTTGGAATATTTATTGGACCTGAAGGTGGTTTTGCAGAGGAAGAAGTAGAACAGGCAATAAATACCGGAGCTTATGACATTACTCTTGGCAAAAGAATTTTAAGAACAGAGACAGCCGGAATGGCATTAATGTCAGTTTTAATGTTTGAAACAGAAGAGTGA
- the thiI gene encoding tRNA uracil 4-sulfurtransferase ThiI — translation MFKSFLIKYAEIGVKGKNRYLFENALVDNAKRALDKIDGNFKVTKENGRIYAIAEGDYDFDEAVDALQHVFGIVGICPMVQIEDNGFDDLAEQVIKYIDETYPDKNFTFKVMARRARKNYPMDSMKINAELGGRILDAFEGVKVDVHNPDVEINVEIRNHINIYSKIIPGPGGMPVGTAGKAMLLLSGGIDSPVAGWMTAKRGVVVDAVYFHAPPYTSERAKQKVVDLAKLVSKYSGPMRLYVVNFTEIQMYIYDKCPHDELTIIMRRYMMKIAEYFANKEKAQGLVTGESIGQVASQTMQSLAATNEVCTMPVFRPVIAFDKQEIVDISLKIGTYETSILPYEDCCTTFVAKHPVTKPNINVIKNSEKHLAEEIDRMFEDAVNTAEVIEIG, via the coding sequence ATGTTTAAATCATTTTTGATTAAATACGCTGAAATTGGCGTAAAAGGAAAAAACAGATATCTTTTCGAAAATGCTTTGGTAGATAATGCCAAAAGAGCATTAGATAAGATTGACGGAAACTTTAAGGTAACAAAAGAAAACGGAAGAATTTATGCAATAGCAGAAGGTGATTATGATTTTGATGAAGCTGTAGATGCATTACAGCACGTTTTCGGTATTGTTGGAATCTGTCCAATGGTTCAGATTGAAGACAATGGTTTTGATGATTTGGCAGAACAGGTTATTAAATACATTGATGAAACATACCCTGACAAAAACTTTACATTTAAGGTTATGGCAAGAAGAGCAAGAAAGAATTATCCAATGGATTCAATGAAGATTAACGCAGAATTAGGTGGAAGAATCTTAGATGCTTTTGAAGGTGTAAAGGTTGATGTTCATAATCCTGATGTTGAAATTAATGTTGAAATCAGAAATCACATTAATATTTATTCAAAGATTATTCCGGGACCAGGTGGTATGCCGGTAGGAACAGCAGGAAAGGCGATGTTGCTTTTATCAGGTGGTATTGACAGCCCTGTAGCAGGCTGGATGACAGCTAAGAGAGGCGTTGTGGTTGATGCAGTTTACTTCCACGCACCACCATACACATCAGAAAGAGCAAAACAGAAAGTTGTGGATTTAGCTAAGTTAGTATCAAAATATTCAGGTCCAATGAGACTTTATGTTGTAAACTTTACAGAAATTCAGATGTATATATATGACAAGTGCCCTCATGATGAATTAACAATTATTATGAGAAGATATATGATGAAGATTGCAGAATATTTTGCAAACAAGGAAAAGGCACAGGGACTTGTTACAGGCGAATCGATTGGTCAGGTTGCAAGCCAGACAATGCAGAGTCTTGCAGCAACTAACGAAGTATGTACAATGCCTGTATTCAGACCGGTTATTGCTTTTGATAAGCAGGAGATTGTTGATATTTCATTAAAAATCGGAACATATGAAACATCAATTCTTCCATACGAAGACTGTTGTACAACATTTGTTGCAAAGCACCCTGTAACAAAACCTAACATTAATGTAATTAAAAACTCAGAAAAACATTTGGCAGAAGAAATCGACAGAATGTTTGAGGATGCTGTAAATACAGCAGAAGTTATAGAGATTGGTTAG